From the Brachybacterium sillae genome, the window GCGAGATCCGCAGCGGTCGCGGCCCGTGCCTGCGCCACCGTGAGCTGACCGGTGAGCGCCAGCACCGCGAGGACAGACAGGAGCACCCCGCCCCAGGCAAGGACCGCTGCGGGCGCCGATCCGTTCTCGCCGGCGACCTGATCGCGCAGCCTGACCGGCAGCGTCACGGCGACCCCTCCGGAAGCAACTGGGGTTCCAGCCGTGCCGACGCATGGCCGGTCAGGGTGCCCGACAGCCCGTGCAGCACCCCGGGTGGGGCGGACCATCGTCGGGTGGTCGTGACCTCCACCCAGGGGCCGCTCCGGGAGACGGAGACCCGGGTGTCGGGCCCGGCGATGCGATGCGCTGCGGCTTCGGCGGAGGCGACACTCTCCCCGCGGGCGAGTTCCCGGGCCGCGGCCCGGGCGGCGGACTCCACCTGCACCTGCTGGGCGAGCACCGCTCCCACGATCAGCAGCACCGTGCACAGCACCACCACCACCGGCAGGACGATCGCGGTCTCGGCGGTGGCGGTGCCCCGGTCCTCCCGCAGGGCCACGAGGAGGCGTCGGCACGCACGGAAGGACCGGGGCGACCGCGCGGTCATCAGGCCGACCCGAGGGCGCGGGTGATGATGCCGAACAGCAGCTCCCGCACCTCGTTCGAGGCGAGCAGCGCCACCAGCACCGCAGCGAAGCCGCAGGCGGCCAACACGGTGATGGCGTATTCGGCGGTGGTGGCGCCGTCCTCGGCGGACAGGCGCTGACGCAGGTCCACCGCGAGGCGGCTGCCGGGAAGGGTAGTGAGGGACATGAT encodes:
- a CDS encoding DUF4244 domain-containing protein, whose protein sequence is MSLTTLPGSRLAVDLRQRLSAEDGATTAEYAITVLAACGFAAVLVALLASNEVRELLFGIITRALGSA
- a CDS encoding TadE family type IV pilus minor pilin; translation: MTARSPRSFRACRRLLVALREDRGTATAETAIVLPVVVVLCTVLLIVGAVLAQQVQVESAARAAARELARGESVASAEAAAHRIAGPDTRVSVSRSGPWVEVTTTRRWSAPPGVLHGLSGTLTGHASARLEPQLLPEGSP